From uncultured Desulfobacter sp.:
TGAACCATTGATAAAAGTCCGGGGACATTTTTTTCAATGTCATAAGGTCCCTGTCATGGCCACCCACCACCCTTCGGTGCTTATGAAGCAACCTGCCTTGAAACGCCAGGCCTGGGATGATCTTAAACAGGTCATGGCCTGTGCAGGACTGGACCGCAATGATTCTTGATGACTATCTGAGCACCCTGGAAGCTGAAAAGGGGTATTCTGCCCATACGCTTCGGGCCTATTTTACGGATATAAAAAGCTTTATCCTTTTTTATCTGGATACCTGCAACTGCCGGGATGAAAACTGGCAACAGGCCTTTGGAAAAAGGGTTCAACAGGTGGATAAGATGGTCGTGCGCAGATATCTTGCCGCCCAGACTGCTTTGAAAAAAAGTAAAAAAACCCTTTCAAGGCGTCTGTCCGCATTAAAATCTTTTTTTAATTACCTGGTCAGGTCCGGGCAGATCAGGTTAAATCCTGCTGATGCCATCCCTTTTCCAAAACTTGAGAAAACCCTTCCCAAGGCCATGGCTATAGATGATATTTTCAGGTTGTTGGACACTATGAAAAGCGATACCTGGATGGACAGACGCAATCTTGCCATGTTTGAAACCTTTTATTCTACGGGCATGCGAATCGGTGAACTTCACATGCTTAATATCCAGGATATTGATTTTGATGCCGGGCTTATCCGGGTCCTGGGCAAGGGAAACAAGACGCGCATCATGCCCGTGGGCAAGCGTGCCCTTGATGCCGTTCAAGCCTACCGGGCTGATCTCAAGGAAAATTTTTCTGCGGTATTCTTAAACAAAGACTTTCGAAGGCTTGGCAGGCGCTCCATTCGACGTATTCTTGATAAGTTGGTTTTGGAATGCGGTTTAGGTTTGAAAATATCACCCCACACCCTGCGGCATACCTTTGCCACTCATATGCTGGATTCCGGCGCCGATCTTCGGGGTATTCAGGAAATTCTAGGCCATGTCAGCCTGTCCACCACCCAGGTCTATACTCATGTGAGCAT
This genomic window contains:
- a CDS encoding tyrosine recombinase XerC; its protein translation is MILDDYLSTLEAEKGYSAHTLRAYFTDIKSFILFYLDTCNCRDENWQQAFGKRVQQVDKMVVRRYLAAQTALKKSKKTLSRRLSALKSFFNYLVRSGQIRLNPADAIPFPKLEKTLPKAMAIDDIFRLLDTMKSDTWMDRRNLAMFETFYSTGMRIGELHMLNIQDIDFDAGLIRVLGKGNKTRIMPVGKRALDAVQAYRADLKENFSAVFLNKDFRRLGRRSIRRILDKLVLECGLGLKISPHTLRHTFATHMLDSGADLRGIQEILGHVSLSTTQVYTHVSMDRLMAVYDKAHPRR